One segment of Solanum stenotomum isolate F172 chromosome 1, ASM1918654v1, whole genome shotgun sequence DNA contains the following:
- the LOC125859315 gene encoding peroxidase 60-like has protein sequence MVKILNQLTKLFTSPKIFCRNLLARSGGKWYNVETGRKDGKVSLASNVNLPSPSISVSDSIKVFGNKNLSSTDMVYLLGGHTVGNTHCSLIQDRIYNFNNTGVHDPTMSQWLFSELKNKCPRVASNNVDNPIPLDMKSPSFVDNSFFQEIQKGNGVLKIDQQLALDGLTKKIVGDIVKDPNFYTKFGEAMVKLGRVEVLTDGQGEVRTSCRVVNKKSFFFGLFN, from the exons ATGgttaaaatcctaaaccaacTCACCAAACTATTCACCTCTCCAAAGATATT TTGTAGAAACTTGTTAGCAAGG AGTGGAGGAAAATGGTACAACGTAGAAACAGGTAGAAAGGATGGGAAAGTTTCCTTAGCATCAAATGTGAATCTTCCTTCTCCATCAATTTCAGTCTCTGATTCCATCAAAGTCTTTGGCAATAAAAATCTTTCTTCAACAGATATGGTTTATCTTCTAG gTGGCCACACTGTTGGAAATACTCATTGCTCACTCATCCAAGATAGGATATACAACTTCAATAATACAGGTGTTCATGATCCAACCATGAGCCAATGGCTATTTTCTGAGTTAAAGAATAAGTGTCCTAGAGTTGCATCCAATAATGTTGACAACCCTATTCCTCTTGATATGAAGAGTCCATCATTTGTAGATAACtcattttttcaagaaattcaaaagGGAAATGGGGTTCTTAAAATTGATCAACAACTAGCATTGGATGGATTGACAAAGAAAATTGTGGGTGATATTGTCAAAGACCCTAATTTTTACACTAAGTTTGGAGAAGCCATGGTGAAATTGGGTAGAGTTGAAGTACTAACTGATGGACAAGGAGAAGTGAGGACATCATGTAGGGTTGTGAATAagaagtcattcttttttgggttgttcaattga